AACCTAATATCAAAACTTTTTTAATTTCTTTATTCATTTATCAAACTTTTTATTCTGTTATTCCGAACTTGATCCGGAATCTACGATGCTGAAAAAAATCAGTATAGCTAAAATTATTTATTTATTAAATTTAAAAATTCATCAAATAAAAACTCAGTATCCGTTGGACCGCTAGATGCTTCGGGGTGAAACTGAGTTGAAAAAAATGGCTTATTTTTATGTCTAATTCCTTCACATGTATCATCATTCAAATTTACAAAATATGGTTCCCAACCTTCATCTAAATGAGAATCATCAACAGCAAACCCATGATTTTGCGAAGTTATAAAACATTTATTTGTTCCAACTTGTAAAACCGGCTGGTTATGACTTCGATGCCCGTATTTCAATTTATAAATTGAACCGCCCGCAGCTAACGATAAAAGCTGGTTTCCCATACAAATTCCAAAAATTGGCTTTTCAATTTTAATTGCGTTTTTCAAGTTATTAACAGTTTCTTCGCAAAAAGTTGGATCACCTGGACCATTTGATAAAACAACTCCATCATATTCTTCATTTGTAAAATCAAAATTCCACGGGACTTTAACAACGGTAGTGTCTCGTTTTAGCAAACATCTTACAATATTATTTTTCACACCCATATCAACTAAAACAATTTTTTTCTTTCCGTTGCCATATATTACTTTTTCTTTTACACTAACTTTATCAACAAGATTTTCAACATTTGGATCAACAAATTCAATATCTTCATTTTCAAAAACTAATTTGCCAAGCATTGATCCTTTTTCTCTCAACTTTTTGGTCAAAGCTCTTGTGTCAACTCCAAAAATGCCGGGAATTTTATTTTCAATTAACCATTGCGATAAACTTTTTTTAGCATTCCAGTGGCTGTATTCAAAAGAATAATCCGAAATTACAAATCCTTTTACTTGAATTTTATCAGATTCAAAAATGTCGGGAATTCCATTTTCGAATTTATCATCCGGAACACCATAATTTCCAATAAGTGGATATGTTGAAATTAAGATTTGTCCGTAATATGAAGGATCCGTAAGACTTTCTGGGTAGCCGGTCATGGCAGTATTAAAAACAACTTCTCCGGAAGTTGATGCTTCATATCCAAAAGAAAATCCGTTATAACTTGAGCCATCTTCTAGGATTAAGGAAATTCTTTTAGGTTTTTGCATCAAATAGTATTGAAAATGGTGTGTTAGTTTGTAAAATTGATTTGTTAAAAATACAACTTTCACAGATAATTAAGAAATTATTTAGCAAAATATCCAATTATTTTATGATTTCTTTCGAATTTATTCAATTATTGGAATAAATATTATTGTATACACATAAAGTATCAGCTAAAAATATTTAGACAAATGTTATACTATTTCACAAAAATCTTGACAAAAATTAGACAATTTCCTAAATTGTCAATAAAAATTTGAGAAATTAATGAAAATTAAGACATTGGTTGGCATTTTACTTTTTTTTATATCGAAATTTATGATAGCACAATCGACTGGGATTATTTCCGGAAAAGTAATTGACATCGTAACGAAGGAATCATTACCTGGAGTTAATGTAATTGTTGAAGGTACAAATTTTGGTTCATCTACTGATATAAACGGTGAATTCAAAATTTCAAATGTACCCGTAGGAAATTACAAAGTAAAAGTTAGTTTTATCGGTTACAATTCAATTACCAAATCCGATATAATTGTCAACTCAGCAAAACCTGCATTTTTGGATTTTCAATTAAGTGAATCTGTAATTGAATTAGAAGGAGTAACTGTTACTTCTAATTTTTTTGAAAATACTCCAATTGAAGTTAACAGTGTGAAAAAATTTAGCTACGAAGAAATTAGAAGAGCTCCGGGTGGATTCGAAGACGTTGTGCGCGCTCTTTCAATTTTGCCGGGTGTTGCAAAACAAAGTGCCGGAAGGAATGATTTGGTTGTAAGAGGCGGCGCTCCATCAGAAAATCTTTATGTAGTAGATGGATTTGTAATCCCAAATATTAATCATTTTGGAAACCAAGGTGCAACTGGCGGGCCACTTAGTTTTGTTAATTTGGATTATGTAAATGAAACAACATTTTCAACTGGTGGATTTCAAGTCAATTATGGCGATAAACTTTCTTCTGTTTTAAAAATTGATTTGCGCGAAGCAAGGAAAGATCATATAGGAGGAAAAGCTTTGGTTTCGGCTTCACAATTTGGGTTTAATCTTGAAGGACCGGTAACTGAAAAAAGTAATTTCATTTTTTCAGTTAGAAGAAGTTATTTGGATTTTATTTTCAATGCAGCTGGTTTTAATTTTGTTCCAGAATATTATGATTTGCTTGCAAAATATACTTATGATATAGATAAATCAAATAAATTTTCTTATTTATTTGTTGGTGCTTTAGATAGAGTGAAATTTAATAATAATAATTCTGAGGATATTTATGATAATTCCAGAATTTTAGGTAATGATCAAAATCAATATGTAACCGGAGTTTCATTCAGACATTTATTTGAAAAAGGATTTTATAATTTAACTCTGAGTAGAAATTATATAAGTTATGATGGTTTTCAAAATGATACTTTACTAAACCCAATCTTTTTGAATAAATCCAAAGAAGCAGAACATGAATTAAAAGGCGATATTGTTTTTAAAATTGCGAAAGCTTCCGAATTGAATTTTGGTGTTTCCGGTAAATTAATAAATTTCAATAGCGATATTTTATTTCCTTCAAAATTTGTAACAACTTTTGGCGAAACTCTTCCAATCACATCAGCAAATGTTAATGAAAATTATTACAAAGCTGGAATTTATGCGTTGTACAGCGCTTATTATTTCAACAGTTTCAGATTTAATTTTGGTCTTAGAGCAAATTACTTTAATGCAATTGATACAAAAATTACAGTTAGTCCAAGACTTTCACTTGCATATGATTTAAACACCTTAACTAAAATTAATTTTAGTACCGGGATTTACAGACAAAGTCCTTCTTATATTTGGTTAACCTTAAATGAGAATAAATCACTTGAACCAATTCAAGTTAACCAGTACATTTTGGGACTTTCTCATTTGTTAACTGAACATACACAAGTAAAATTAGAAGCATTTTATAAAGATTATTCAAAATATCCTACAAGTGAATTAAGAAACTACTTGGTTTTAGCAAATACCGGAGCCGGTTATCCCGGTGCCGATGATAATTTCTCAACTTATGGATTAGAACCACTTACAAGTAAAGGAAATGGATTTTCAAGAGGATTGGAATTTTCCATGCAGAAAAAATCTGCATCCAATAATCATTACGGAATTTTAAGTGTAACATATAGCCAAAATAAATTTACAGGACTTGATAATATTGAAAGAACCGGACAATATGATCAAACATGGATTGTAAGTTTAAGTGCCGGATATATTTTCAATGAAAATTGGGAAGCTTCAATGAAATTCAGATATGCTTCGGGAAATCCTTACACACCGTATAATTTTGATGGAACACAAAATATTCTAGATTATTTAACAGCACGATTAGACGCTTCCCATAGTTTAGATTTGCGTGTTGATAGAAGATGGGATTTTACCGGATTGAATTTAATTGCATACATTGATATTCAAAATGTTTACAATCAAAAAAATGAAAGTAATGTAAAATGGAATTACGCAAAAATGGAAATTGATAAACAATCAGAAATCGGAATTCTTCCATCAATTGGAATTAGTTTAGAATTTTAGCTAAAAATTTTTTTGACTTTTGACTTTTACTTTTTAACTATCAATGAATATAAATAGAATAAGATGTTTGAAGAGTGGTGAAATTGAGAAAGGTCCAATTGTATATTGGATGCAGCGCGAACAACGAGTAAACGATAATTGGGCTTTAATTTATGCTTACGAAAAAGCAAAAGAGAAAAATGAAAAATTAATTGTTGTTTTTAATTTGGTAACAGAATTTCTTCAAGCCACTTACCGTCAATATTATTTTATGTTAGAAGGATTGAAAGAAGTCGAGAAAAATTTAACTAACTTTAATATTAATTTTTTTGTAACAACCGGAAAACCCGAAGAAGAAATTCCAAAATTTGTTGCAACACACAATGCCGGCTTGCTTATTACAGATTTTAATCCATTAAAAATTATTAACAATTGGAAAGAAAAAGTTTCGCAGAAAATTACTATTCCCTTTTACGAAGTTGATGCACACAATATAATTCCGGTTTGGAAAACTTCAAGCAAATTAGAATTTGCCGCTTATACAATTCGCCCAAAAATAAAAAAATTACTTCCGGAATATTTAGATGAATTTCCGAAATTAGAAAAATTTAGTAAAAATAATTTTATTCAAAATAAAATTGATTGGGATAAATTGTATAAATATTTAAAAATAAATTTTGATGTAGAGCCGGTTAATAAATTTATCCCGGGTGAAAATTATGCAAATAATATTCTTCAAAAATTTATTGAGGTAAAATTGCAGAATTATAATGAAGATCGTAACAATCCTAATTCAGATGGACTTTCTAACATTTCTCCTTATTTACATTTTGGACAAATTTCAGCTCAAAGAATTGCATTAATACTAAATAGTTTTGATCAAAATAATATTTCCGTTTCATCATATTTAGAAGAATTAATTGTACGAAGAGAACTTGCGGATAATTTTTGTTTCTACAATAAAAATTATGATAACTTTGATGGATTTCACGATTGGGCAAAATTAACTTTGAATGAACACAGAAATGATAAACGTGAATTTATTTATACTTTGGAAGAATTTGAATTTGCAAAAACCCATGATGAACTTTGGAATTCTGCTCAAATAGAAATGGTTACAACCGGCAAAATGCACGGTTATATGAGAATGTATTGGGCAAAGAAAATTTTGGAATGGACAAAATCTCCCAAGGAAGCTTTGGAAATTGGAATTTACTTAAATGATAAATATGAATTAGACGGGCGAGATCCAAACGGTTATGTGGGTTTAGCTTGGTCAATTGGCGGCATACATGATAGGGCATGGAACGAAAGAAATGTTTTCGGAAAAATTCGATATATGAATTTTAACGGATGCAAAAGAAAATTTGATGTAAAAAATTACATTGAAAAATTCGGAAATGCAGATCAGCAAAATTTGTTTTAATTAAAATATATTCCTTATTTATTTTGCTAATTCTTGCTCAATAAGCGAAGTAATTTTTTCACTCTCCGGAGTTGTAATACTTCTAAATCTATCAACGACATTTCCTTCTTTATCAATAATGAATTTTTCAAAATTCCATTTTATATCAGATTTTCCGGTTTGGGAATTATTTGTTAAAACTTCAAACAAAGGTGATTTATCATTTCCCAAAACTTTTACTTTATCAAACATTGGAAAAGTTACATTAAAATTCAGTGAACAAAATTCTTGAATTTCTTTATTTGTTCCGGGTTCTTGTCCGCCGAAATCATTACATGGAAATCCCAAAATTTCAAATCCTTGATCTTTATATTTTTGATAAATTTTTTGCAATCCCTCATATTGATTTGTAAATCCGCATTTACTTGCCACATTTACAATAAGCAAAACTTTTCCTTTGTAATCGGAAAGTTTCACTTCTATTTTGTTAATATCTTTAACAATAATATTTGAAATATTAGGAGAGTTTTCACTATTTTCATTAAACAATCCTAAAAATGAGCTGATAGTTAAGAACATTGTACTGATATTCATAGATTTTCCTTTATAATGGAATTCTATTTACGAACAAGTGAAAGATGATTTCTAAATTCATTTAAATTAACAATTATTTTTGCGTTCATTTTTTTTAAAATATTTTCATAGGAATGAACGCTTCTGCCACCGGCAATTACTTGTGTTCCGTTAATCAACAGCTTGCTAATTTTTACCATTTCTTTATCAAGCATTATATCATCGGAAGGATAAACAATGCTGATTGCAACAATTTTGGGATGAATTTTTTCAATTGCTGCAGCAATTTCTTCGCCGGGTAAATCCGGACCAATATAAGTTACATCCCAACCGTCTGATGATGCAACAACTCCAACAATTAATGCGCCAAGTTCATGGTGCTGACCTTTTGGCGTTGCAATTAATATTTTGGGTGCATTTGTATCAACTAAATTTGAATCAATTATTTGTGTTAAAAATTTGCGAATTATTGTTGTAGAAATATGCTCGTGCATAATTCTTATTTCGCCGGATTTCCACAAATCACCAATTTGTTCAATTAAAGGAGTTATAATTTTTTCTATTAAAATTGGTTGAGTGAAATTAATTTGCGCAGAATAAAGTTCTTGCTCAAAAGATTTTTTATCTAAAGATTTTATAAAAGTTATACAATTATTAATGGTCTGCTGAATTGTTTTTTCGTTTGTATTTAATTCTTCAACTTTCTTCTCTGTAATTTTCTCACCAAACAATTCTTTTAATTGATCAATTGAATAATTGGAAATTACTCCAATTGAATAACCACTTTTTGAAGCTTTAGCAAGTAAGGATAATTTTTCAACATCCTCTTTAGAATAAAGTCGGCGGTTTGTATCAGTTCTGTTGGGTATAACTAATTTATATCTTTTTTCCCAAATTCTGATTACATGTTCTGTTAAACCGGTTAAATCTGCAACAGCTCTAATTGGGTACTTTACTATATTTTCCATGATTAAAAATACAAAACTGTCTAATAATTGTCAACTTATTTGTTCAAATAAATAAAATAATTCAAATTTATCTTGACAAATATTAGACATTTGTCTATTTTTTGACAAACAATTATTTAAGATGTTCAAATTTAGTCAAACTCAAATATTCAATAAAACAACTGGGGAAATTTTTCCGTTTTTTGAAAATCCGGAAAATTTAGAAACAATTACTCCGGAATTTTTAAAATTCAAAATTGTAACTAAGAAACCTTTGATAATGAAAGTCGGTGCTGAATTTATTTATACAATTAAATTAGGTTTTTTTAAATTTCCTTGGAAAACTTTGATAACCAAGTATGAACCAAATAAAGCTTTTGTTGATGAGCAAACATTTGGTCCATATAAAAAATGGATTCACACACATTTTTTTGAAGAAGTTGATGGAAAAACAAAGATGATAGATATAATTGAATATGATTTATTTATTTCACCATTAAAAAATGTAATAAATAAATTTTACGTAAGAAAAAATATTGAGAAAATATTTTTATTTAGAAGAAATTACTTAGATTCAAAATTCAACAGTTAAAAATTGATATGAAAAAAATTATAATAATTGGTGCTGGCTTGGGGGGTCTTTCAACTGCATTGCGGCTTTCCAAAAATCCCAGTAATAAAATTACAATTATTGAAAAATATTCAACTCCCGGTGGAAGATTAAATATTTTAGAAAAAGATGGATTTACATTTGATCTTGGTCCATCTTTTATGAGTATGACATATGAATTCGATAATTTATTCAAAGATGCGGAAGTTTCCAATCCTTTACAGATGAAAGAACTTGATCCAATTTATCAAGTTTATTTTGAAAACAGAATTCAGCCTTATAAAATTTTAAAGAATTTAAAACGGTTAGAAGAAGAATTTAAAAATGTTGAACCGAATCTTGCAGAAAAATTAAATAAATATTTGAATCGTGCTGGTGAGTTTTTTCACGATACTGAACTTCAAGTTGTTCAATCAAATTACAAAGGAATGTTGGATTATTTTTATAAGATGTCAAAAGTTCCTTTTAAGCATATTCCATACTTATTTAGAACAATGTGGGATGAGCTTG
The nucleotide sequence above comes from Ignavibacteriota bacterium. Encoded proteins:
- the carA gene encoding glutamine-hydrolyzing carbamoyl-phosphate synthase small subunit; translated protein: MQKPKRISLILEDGSSYNGFSFGYEASTSGEVVFNTAMTGYPESLTDPSYYGQILISTYPLIGNYGVPDDKFENGIPDIFESDKIQVKGFVISDYSFEYSHWNAKKSLSQWLIENKIPGIFGVDTRALTKKLREKGSMLGKLVFENEDIEFVDPNVENLVDKVSVKEKVIYGNGKKKIVLVDMGVKNNIVRCLLKRDTTVVKVPWNFDFTNEEYDGVVLSNGPGDPTFCEETVNNLKNAIKIEKPIFGICMGNQLLSLAAGGSIYKLKYGHRSHNQPVLQVGTNKCFITSQNHGFAVDDSHLDEGWEPYFVNLNDDTCEGIRHKNKPFFSTQFHPEASSGPTDTEFLFDEFLNLINK
- a CDS encoding TonB-dependent receptor, encoding MKTLVGILLFFISKFMIAQSTGIISGKVIDIVTKESLPGVNVIVEGTNFGSSTDINGEFKISNVPVGNYKVKVSFIGYNSITKSDIIVNSAKPAFLDFQLSESVIELEGVTVTSNFFENTPIEVNSVKKFSYEEIRRAPGGFEDVVRALSILPGVAKQSAGRNDLVVRGGAPSENLYVVDGFVIPNINHFGNQGATGGPLSFVNLDYVNETTFSTGGFQVNYGDKLSSVLKIDLREARKDHIGGKALVSASQFGFNLEGPVTEKSNFIFSVRRSYLDFIFNAAGFNFVPEYYDLLAKYTYDIDKSNKFSYLFVGALDRVKFNNNNSEDIYDNSRILGNDQNQYVTGVSFRHLFEKGFYNLTLSRNYISYDGFQNDTLLNPIFLNKSKEAEHELKGDIVFKIAKASELNFGVSGKLINFNSDILFPSKFVTTFGETLPITSANVNENYYKAGIYALYSAYYFNSFRFNFGLRANYFNAIDTKITVSPRLSLAYDLNTLTKINFSTGIYRQSPSYIWLTLNENKSLEPIQVNQYILGLSHLLTEHTQVKLEAFYKDYSKYPTSELRNYLVLANTGAGYPGADDNFSTYGLEPLTSKGNGFSRGLEFSMQKKSASNNHYGILSVTYSQNKFTGLDNIERTGQYDQTWIVSLSAGYIFNENWEASMKFRYASGNPYTPYNFDGTQNILDYLTARLDASHSLDLRVDRRWDFTGLNLIAYIDIQNVYNQKNESNVKWNYAKMEIDKQSEIGILPSIGISLEF
- a CDS encoding deoxyribodipyrimidine photo-lyase; this encodes MNINRIRCLKSGEIEKGPIVYWMQREQRVNDNWALIYAYEKAKEKNEKLIVVFNLVTEFLQATYRQYYFMLEGLKEVEKNLTNFNINFFVTTGKPEEEIPKFVATHNAGLLITDFNPLKIINNWKEKVSQKITIPFYEVDAHNIIPVWKTSSKLEFAAYTIRPKIKKLLPEYLDEFPKLEKFSKNNFIQNKIDWDKLYKYLKINFDVEPVNKFIPGENYANNILQKFIEVKLQNYNEDRNNPNSDGLSNISPYLHFGQISAQRIALILNSFDQNNISVSSYLEELIVRRELADNFCFYNKNYDNFDGFHDWAKLTLNEHRNDKREFIYTLEEFEFAKTHDELWNSAQIEMVTTGKMHGYMRMYWAKKILEWTKSPKEALEIGIYLNDKYELDGRDPNGYVGLAWSIGGIHDRAWNERNVFGKIRYMNFNGCKRKFDVKNYIEKFGNADQQNLF
- a CDS encoding glutathione peroxidase, coding for MFLTISSFLGLFNENSENSPNISNIIVKDINKIEVKLSDYKGKVLLIVNVASKCGFTNQYEGLQKIYQKYKDQGFEILGFPCNDFGGQEPGTNKEIQEFCSLNFNVTFPMFDKVKVLGNDKSPLFEVLTNNSQTGKSDIKWNFEKFIIDKEGNVVDRFRSITTPESEKITSLIEQELAK
- a CDS encoding MerR family transcriptional regulator, producing MENIVKYPIRAVADLTGLTEHVIRIWEKRYKLVIPNRTDTNRRLYSKEDVEKLSLLAKASKSGYSIGVISNYSIDQLKELFGEKITEKKVEELNTNEKTIQQTINNCITFIKSLDKKSFEQELYSAQINFTQPILIEKIITPLIEQIGDLWKSGEIRIMHEHISTTIIRKFLTQIIDSNLVDTNAPKILIATPKGQHHELGALIVGVVASSDGWDVTYIGPDLPGEEIAAAIEKIHPKIVAISIVYPSDDIMLDKEMVKISKLLINGTQVIAGGRSVHSYENILKKMNAKIIVNLNEFRNHLSLVRK
- a CDS encoding SRPBCC family protein, whose product is MFKFSQTQIFNKTTGEIFPFFENPENLETITPEFLKFKIVTKKPLIMKVGAEFIYTIKLGFFKFPWKTLITKYEPNKAFVDEQTFGPYKKWIHTHFFEEVDGKTKMIDIIEYDLFISPLKNVINKFYVRKNIEKIFLFRRNYLDSKFNS